DNA from Methanobrevibacter boviskoreani JH1:
TGAGAATTATAATTTAAATCTATTATTATCTAATGGCTGGATTTACAAGTTATATGATTAATCACAAAAAATATCCAAACACTACAAACCTATCAAATCCGACTCTACAAATCATGTAACTAATCACAAAAAAATATTCAAATACTATAAACATGTCAAAATCATATAAAAATTAAATCTTTTTTTATCTCTTTTTAAGAAAATTATTATTAATAAAGAATTTCAGTAATCGATTTTTACGTTTTGAATTAATACCTCAAAAAATAAAGTTAAGCATCATAATATCTTTTTTTATTAAAAATTTTATAATATAATTTATCACGAAATTAAAAAAACAATAGAATTAAAAAAAATAGTAATTTAATCAATTAATCCTACATATGAAAGTATATCATCAACCTGATCCTGTAAGATTTTTACAGATTCCTCAAAACAAGTATTTAGAACATCTTCAATACTCTCATCATCTGTCCATAAATCCTGTAAAAAATCATAACCATATTGATTAACTACCTTTCTTAAAACATATACAGATATGTAAATATCATCAATATAGCCATATGGACCAAATACCTGTTCTGGAATAATATCCATAGGAACAACGTAGTATGCTATTGCAGCACTAATGTTTAAACGTAAACCACTGGATAACTGTTTAGAATTTAAACAATCACATAATAACTTATATAAACTAGGACCATAATCAATGAAAGAATCATACTCCCCTTCAAAACAATTTAAGTTATTTACAAGAGTATCATAATAATCTTTAAAATCTACTTCCATAATATTCCCTCACTACTATTTTTTAAAAATTATTTAATAAATATTTCGTTTAAGTAATAATTTATATAAAATAAAGATCAGTTTAGATAAAATGAGAAAATGTTCAAATAATTAAATATTATAAAAAAAGGGTATATATTAAATCGAATTCCCTTTTAATCACCATCATCTTAAATTTAAGGTTAACATAGACCAGTACCAAAAATCTATGTCAATATAATAATTAAATTATTATAAACAGATATTATTCTATTACCACCATCATCACCTAAAAAAAAGTTTACATCAACATCTTCAAAATAATAGAACAATAAATGTACCCTCGATATAATATATACCTAATGAAAATATTAAAAAATATTTCCATAATAACTTCTGAATTT
Protein-coding regions in this window:
- a CDS encoding YkvA family protein, producing the protein MEVDFKDYYDTLVNNLNCFEGEYDSFIDYGPSLYKLLCDCLNSKQLSSGLRLNISAAIAYYVVPMDIIPEQVFGPYGYIDDIYISVYVLRKVVNQYGYDFLQDLWTDDESIEDVLNTCFEESVKILQDQVDDILSYVGLID